In Leptospira kanakyensis, a genomic segment contains:
- a CDS encoding LBF_2804 family protein: MSTERYKPGFLEKWGRRLLVSIGTGSQKPKDSGKSFASHTKTLIIWGIFWSFWIGFLPSVAFVALSTYLPPFLFWPLSNLSYSALSGFIFLLALLTIIEFYLLFRLGFYLSFRMAQYADIELAEEPELITPIPGMMARLVLEIPDPRIRLYGIDPYKHLNERALFFRTLLYKSKVFLSNIIAKLLLKVFLGRTGLRFLIEYISGPVTGIWDSLTTYMILYELRKRIITRKLSDAMLLKIKSKERRKEFIESAARSVAISIVYTKTFHPNFEYLLFGLIGLLPNKDKLTNLDDWAEFVLSFQNLTKEERKWPVAIFALCSSFDGSLNKEELNAFRDITEVSPSWLLDRVHHLATTIRRGELSESLLWMEKILPEESIH, from the coding sequence ATGAGTACAGAACGTTACAAACCAGGTTTTCTAGAAAAGTGGGGCCGTCGGCTACTTGTTTCTATAGGCACCGGTTCCCAAAAACCTAAGGACTCAGGCAAAAGTTTTGCCTCCCATACAAAAACCCTTATCATTTGGGGGATTTTTTGGTCTTTTTGGATTGGGTTTCTGCCTTCTGTGGCCTTTGTGGCCCTCTCTACTTACTTACCTCCCTTCCTATTTTGGCCACTGTCCAATCTCTCCTACTCTGCTCTTTCCGGATTTATTTTTCTTTTGGCACTATTGACCATCATCGAATTTTACCTTCTCTTTCGATTGGGATTTTATCTTTCCTTTCGAATGGCACAGTACGCTGACATTGAACTTGCGGAAGAACCAGAACTCATCACACCCATTCCTGGTATGATGGCTAGGTTGGTTTTAGAAATTCCTGATCCACGGATTCGATTGTATGGAATTGATCCTTATAAACATCTAAATGAAAGAGCTCTTTTTTTTCGTACCCTCTTGTATAAGAGTAAGGTTTTCCTTTCGAATATCATCGCCAAACTTTTATTAAAGGTATTTTTGGGTAGGACAGGACTTAGGTTTCTTATTGAATACATATCCGGGCCAGTGACAGGAATTTGGGATAGTTTGACTACATATATGATTTTATATGAACTTCGCAAAAGGATCATCACAAGAAAATTATCCGATGCCATGTTGTTAAAAATCAAATCCAAAGAACGTAGAAAAGAATTTATAGAATCGGCAGCTCGATCTGTTGCCATCTCCATTGTTTATACAAAAACGTTCCACCCTAACTTCGAATATTTGCTTTTTGGATTGATTGGGCTATTACCAAATAAAGACAAACTAACAAACTTAGATGATTGGGCAGAATTTGTCCTTTCATTCCAAAATTTAACAAAAGAAGAAAGAAAATGGCCGGTTGCTATTTTTGCCCTCTGTTCCTCATTTGATGGATCCTTAAATAAAGAAGAACTAAATGCCTTTCGAGACATCACTGAGGTTTCACCTTCGTGGCTTTTGGATCGGGTGCACCATTTGGCAACGACCATTCGGAGGGGAGAACTTTCAGAATCTTTACTTTGGATGGAAAAAATCCTTCCCGAAGAATCCATTCACTGA
- a CDS encoding acyl-CoA desaturase, protein MTTQAEIKTKAPIDWVTTIFLLTSPLVGIFGTLYLYLYDSIHLGTWALFVFYFFATGMGITVGYHRLFSHKAYEAKSPIKLLLLLFGAAAFQSTALEWSEDHRIHHRFVDTDKDPYSIKKGFWFAHIGWLFRKRKYVQNGVQDLVNDPLVLWQHKHFYSISIFMCFFLPGLITMLWGSFLEGFFVAGFLRLFVVHQFTFFINSACHVWGERTFSKEQTARDNWIIAFFTFGEGFHNFHHEFQADYRNGIRWFDYDPSKWMIRGLSYLGLTYNLKKVSEEKILQKTMYLKEKETLNQHTNLEESKLRHWEEQLANLRETTLQEFQNWTKAKQTANAEEAGVFRKNFEKTKESWEKLLNQPGNPLFS, encoded by the coding sequence ATGACGACACAAGCTGAAATCAAAACGAAAGCCCCCATTGATTGGGTCACGACAATATTTTTACTCACATCTCCTTTGGTAGGGATCTTTGGAACCCTTTATCTTTACCTTTATGATTCCATCCATCTTGGCACTTGGGCCTTATTTGTGTTTTATTTCTTCGCAACCGGAATGGGGATTACCGTTGGTTACCATAGACTTTTTTCACACAAAGCTTATGAAGCAAAATCTCCCATCAAACTTTTGTTACTTCTTTTTGGAGCGGCTGCCTTTCAATCAACTGCTCTCGAATGGAGTGAAGACCACCGCATCCACCACAGGTTTGTAGATACAGACAAAGATCCGTATTCGATTAAAAAAGGATTTTGGTTTGCTCATATTGGTTGGTTGTTTCGCAAACGTAAGTATGTTCAAAATGGGGTTCAAGATTTGGTGAATGACCCTCTCGTTCTTTGGCAACATAAACATTTTTATTCCATTTCTATCTTTATGTGTTTTTTCCTTCCTGGTCTTATCACTATGTTATGGGGTTCTTTTTTAGAAGGATTTTTTGTCGCGGGATTTCTTCGACTTTTTGTGGTCCACCAATTTACTTTTTTTATCAACAGTGCTTGCCATGTTTGGGGAGAACGCACCTTTTCCAAAGAACAAACTGCTAGAGACAATTGGATCATCGCCTTTTTTACGTTTGGTGAAGGTTTTCATAACTTCCATCATGAATTCCAGGCAGATTATCGGAACGGGATTCGTTGGTTTGATTATGATCCATCTAAATGGATGATCAGAGGACTTTCCTATCTTGGTCTCACTTATAATTTAAAAAAAGTTTCAGAAGAAAAAATTCTACAAAAAACAATGTATCTAAAGGAAAAAGAAACTTTAAACCAACATACAAATTTGGAAGAATCCAAACTTCGCCATTGGGAAGAACAACTTGCCAATCTTCGTGAAACTACTTTACAAGAATTTCAAAATTGGACAAAAGCAAAACAAACAGCGAATGCAGAAGAAGCTGGTGTGTTCCGTAAGAACTTTGAAAAAACTAAAGAAAGTTGGGAAAAACTCCTAAACCAACCAGGAAACCCGCTTTTTTCTTAA
- a CDS encoding sensor histidine kinase — MQIQVFFRSSIILLSSFSWFVFAYGLGILQASYLLVFFLIFMGFLTLSLFLFHLPKGKTAVDGKPKKRDELVQNLFALEKFKEELISFNDPDQISETISQFLASKIPAEFVQVYTWDEREGQFRPRPFLESLDQKFSNLPSLPVFNPFLLWLSEREGIHIKENFIQFASTHHEKIAKQALDFFTETKSELVATLSIKSSLVGFILLGKHKEGKVYDIEEIEIILEILSVSLMSLSNSMIYQQLLNLTETLEAKVRERTKELEETQAHLVQSEKMASLGVMVAGIAHEINTPAAVINGSADNLDANLVFVLSHLGDITYLIQNPDFRSIYLDILFSFVKEDPAAKIDPKDKFKLKKETKHKFVQDGIPDNDATDLATFIIDHHLLHMQEELIRIWKAGGKETFEMLKNTLSLQRNIKNIKYAIRNIVRIVKALKYYSHLGQASYAESDLHEGLENTLVIMQNQIKHGVEIERAYGTIPTVRCNIDELNQVWTNLITNAIHAMKTVEHPKLTISSRMIGEDFVLISFEDNGSGIPTEIKDKIWDPFFTTKDQGEGTGLGLGIVKGIIEKHKGRIEVESNPGKTRFMVYLPLVGPGDVPSIPKEIFREIRG, encoded by the coding sequence ATGCAAATACAAGTTTTCTTTCGTTCCAGTATCATTCTTCTATCTTCTTTTAGTTGGTTTGTTTTTGCGTACGGACTCGGCATTTTACAGGCATCTTACCTTTTGGTGTTTTTTCTCATCTTTATGGGTTTTCTTACCTTATCTCTTTTTTTATTCCACCTTCCGAAAGGAAAAACTGCAGTGGATGGAAAACCCAAAAAACGAGATGAACTTGTCCAAAATCTTTTTGCCTTGGAAAAATTCAAAGAAGAACTCATCTCCTTTAATGACCCAGACCAAATCAGCGAAACCATAAGCCAGTTCCTTGCCTCTAAAATCCCTGCTGAATTTGTTCAAGTTTATACTTGGGACGAAAGAGAAGGACAATTCCGCCCGAGACCTTTTTTAGAATCCCTTGACCAAAAGTTTTCAAATTTACCATCCCTTCCTGTATTCAATCCATTTCTTCTTTGGTTGTCCGAACGCGAAGGGATCCATATCAAAGAAAACTTCATTCAATTTGCATCCACTCATCACGAAAAAATAGCCAAACAAGCATTAGATTTTTTTACAGAAACAAAATCCGAATTGGTTGCTACCCTTTCTATCAAATCAAGCCTTGTTGGTTTTATTTTACTTGGGAAACACAAAGAGGGGAAAGTATATGATATCGAAGAAATCGAAATCATTTTAGAAATTCTTTCTGTTTCTCTCATGTCTTTATCCAATTCAATGATCTACCAACAGCTGTTAAACTTAACAGAAACATTGGAGGCAAAAGTAAGAGAAAGAACTAAAGAATTGGAAGAGACCCAGGCACATTTGGTGCAGTCAGAAAAAATGGCATCGCTTGGGGTGATGGTTGCAGGAATCGCTCATGAAATCAACACTCCTGCGGCAGTCATCAATGGATCTGCTGATAATTTGGATGCCAATTTAGTTTTTGTATTATCTCATTTGGGAGACATTACTTACCTCATCCAAAACCCCGACTTTCGTTCCATATATTTGGACATTCTCTTTAGTTTTGTTAAAGAAGACCCAGCTGCGAAAATTGATCCTAAAGATAAATTCAAACTCAAAAAAGAAACCAAACATAAATTCGTCCAAGATGGGATTCCCGACAATGATGCCACTGATCTTGCAACATTTATCATCGACCACCATCTTTTGCATATGCAAGAAGAACTGATCCGGATATGGAAGGCCGGTGGGAAAGAAACCTTCGAGATGTTAAAGAATACCTTAAGCCTTCAAAGAAATATTAAAAACATCAAATATGCAATTCGTAATATTGTTCGCATTGTCAAAGCACTCAAATACTATTCGCACTTAGGCCAAGCCTCTTATGCGGAATCTGACCTTCACGAAGGATTGGAAAATACTCTTGTGATCATGCAAAACCAAATCAAACATGGGGTGGAAATTGAAAGAGCATACGGGACCATTCCCACGGTTCGATGTAATATCGATGAACTGAACCAGGTTTGGACAAACCTCATCACCAATGCCATCCATGCGATGAAAACAGTGGAACATCCCAAACTGACTATATCATCTAGAATGATTGGAGAAGATTTTGTTTTGATTAGTTTTGAAGATAATGGATCTGGAATTCCAACCGAAATCAAAGATAAAATTTGGGATCCGTTTTTTACTACCAAAGATCAGGGAGAAGGTACAGGGCTTGGCCTTGGGATTGTGAAAGGGATCATTGAAAAACACAAAGGAAGGATAGAAGTGGAATCCAATCCAGGGAAAACTAGGTTTATGGTTTATTTACCGTTAGTTGGCCCTGGCGATGTTCCAAGTATCCCAAAAGAAATCTTTCGGGAAATTCGTGGTTAA
- the rsgA gene encoding ribosome small subunit-dependent GTPase A gives MGKELFTIARIFGAYYEIYSEGTTYALAVLKGKLRLKNSNERHPFVVGDLVLAEKSSGEEWVISEKMERKNFLSRKSDRGDSHVLCANLDQVAILASCKDPETKPGFIDRLLAASYQTEIPPLIIFTKKDLVSPEEIEEREVYYKELGYEVMSVSLLSEESIQPLWERIRGKRTFLCGNSGVGKSTLMNHLHKKTVQRTNLISGSTKKGKHTTTNSFALFLEENTVLIDSPGVKEWGILHLTPVELWESFPELRKIKETCQEIYCCELGSECPMRKHVNESMDETRKKSLESMIESLENPYRVTRRDHWTKAVTKRY, from the coding sequence TTGGGTAAAGAACTATTTACAATCGCTCGGATCTTCGGGGCCTACTACGAAATTTATTCAGAAGGGACTACCTACGCCCTCGCTGTCCTAAAAGGTAAGTTGCGGTTAAAAAATTCGAACGAACGCCATCCCTTTGTTGTGGGTGATCTTGTCTTAGCTGAAAAATCTTCAGGTGAAGAGTGGGTCATTTCCGAAAAAATGGAACGTAAGAACTTTCTCTCTCGGAAAAGTGATCGTGGCGATAGTCATGTGTTATGTGCCAATTTAGACCAAGTGGCAATTCTTGCTTCTTGCAAAGATCCAGAAACCAAACCAGGATTTATCGATAGGTTACTTGCGGCCTCCTACCAGACAGAAATTCCTCCTCTCATCATTTTTACCAAAAAGGATTTGGTTTCCCCAGAAGAAATTGAAGAACGAGAAGTTTATTATAAAGAGTTAGGTTATGAAGTGATGAGTGTTTCTCTTCTTTCGGAAGAATCCATCCAACCTCTTTGGGAAAGGATCCGCGGAAAAAGAACTTTCCTTTGTGGGAATTCCGGCGTGGGGAAGTCGACACTCATGAACCATCTTCATAAAAAGACAGTGCAAAGGACAAACCTCATCAGCGGGTCTACCAAAAAGGGAAAACACACCACCACAAATTCGTTTGCCCTATTTTTGGAAGAAAACACCGTTCTCATCGATTCACCGGGAGTCAAAGAATGGGGCATCCTACACCTGACACCTGTTGAACTTTGGGAAAGTTTTCCCGAATTACGAAAGATTAAGGAAACTTGTCAGGAAATTTATTGCTGTGAACTGGGTTCTGAGTGTCCAATGCGAAAACACGTGAACGAATCCATGGATGAAACCCGAAAAAAGAGCTTAGAATCCATGATTGAGAGCCTAGAAAACCCCTACCGTGTGACAAGACGGGACCATTGGACAAAAGCTGTCACAAAAAGGTATTAG
- a CDS encoding FecR family protein, which yields MKRTMINRLTALGFVAVFAMVFAACQKDSKESVTTVTEKSAQESNVVVAFVKGDVVVIRESGQVKPNLGDVLTSKDTIVTGQNGSVEILVGEDGVLKLNKNTSLSVSQAFAANDGSRETEVNMQYGKLVTVLRKERKTESFSVVTPTSIAGVRGTIFLTNVENPSAKGGNVACGSGNCVVKYTVLDGAVAVRKANSENEIVVDKQKTAEVGNETKLSDKMIKPMDKQSLSEMKEMLAFENTKMLQFESLANELKTNNEELQKLNIGSSVEELEKAAKSREITKSKSDEVITTAKSIEDSKYIKKDVQKDSLKLAPKESFDKTK from the coding sequence ATGAAACGTACAATGATCAATCGATTGACAGCACTAGGATTTGTGGCGGTTTTTGCCATGGTTTTTGCTGCTTGCCAAAAAGATTCTAAGGAATCTGTAACGACTGTTACAGAAAAGTCTGCACAAGAAAGTAATGTCGTTGTTGCCTTTGTAAAAGGTGATGTGGTTGTGATCCGCGAAAGTGGACAAGTCAAACCAAACTTAGGTGATGTATTAACTTCCAAAGATACCATCGTAACCGGACAAAACGGTTCTGTGGAAATCCTTGTGGGTGAAGACGGAGTGCTTAAGTTAAACAAAAATACTTCTCTTAGCGTAAGCCAAGCGTTTGCTGCAAACGACGGATCACGCGAAACAGAAGTCAACATGCAATACGGAAAACTTGTGACAGTTCTTCGCAAAGAAAGAAAAACAGAATCTTTCAGTGTAGTGACACCAACTTCCATCGCGGGTGTTCGCGGAACGATCTTCTTAACCAATGTAGAAAATCCATCGGCTAAAGGTGGTAACGTTGCTTGTGGTTCTGGAAACTGTGTAGTGAAGTATACTGTACTTGATGGTGCGGTTGCCGTTCGCAAAGCAAACTCAGAAAACGAAATCGTTGTCGACAAACAGAAAACAGCTGAAGTCGGAAACGAAACGAAACTTTCTGACAAAATGATCAAACCTATGGACAAACAGTCTCTCTCAGAAATGAAAGAAATGTTGGCTTTTGAAAACACAAAGATGTTACAGTTTGAGTCACTTGCAAACGAACTAAAAACTAACAACGAAGAACTTCAAAAATTAAACATTGGATCTTCTGTAGAAGAATTGGAAAAAGCAGCAAAATCACGTGAGATTACTAAATCAAAATCTGATGAAGTGATTACAACTGCTAAGTCTATCGAAGATTCTAAATACATCAAAAAAGATGTTCAGAAAGATTCCCTAAAATTAGCACCTAAAGAGAGTTTTGATAAGACGAAATGA